In uncultured Desulfobacter sp., one DNA window encodes the following:
- a CDS encoding helix-turn-helix transcriptional regulator, with translation MDDLDKYIEARKKKSLIFAKNFDKGYEHFKIGVLLKQARLEAGLTQEEVANLLNTKKSAISRIENHAEDIRLSTLVNYAQAVGKSIQFQVA, from the coding sequence ATGGATGACTTGGATAAATATATTGAAGCAAGAAAAAAGAAAAGCCTCATTTTCGCTAAAAATTTTGATAAAGGATATGAGCATTTTAAAATCGGAGTTCTTCTTAAACAGGCTCGATTAGAGGCTGGCTTGACACAAGAAGAGGTCGCTAATTTATTGAATACAAAAAAATCTGCAATTTCCCGTATTGAGAATCATGCCGAAGATATCCGTTTATCAACATTGGTGAACTATGCTCAAGCAGTGGGGAAAAGCATTCAATTTCAGGTAGCTTAA
- a CDS encoding group II intron maturase-specific domain-containing protein: MAKRNNGAPGIDGVTFKAVEEGGIEDFLKQIRTELVSGTYKPLRNRRKEIPKGNDKVRVLGIPSIKDRVVQGALKLILKVGGKKGVPQGGVISPLLSNIYLNEVDKMLERAKEVTRNGRYTYIEYSRFADDLVILVDGFSKWNWLVDAANKRLLEELEKLDVQLNREKSKLVDLTRGETFSFLGFDFRRAKTRRGKLGVLVTPRMKARTALLSRLKEVFRRFRSQPLDRIVAEINPILRGWVNYFRIGNSSQCFGYVKDWVERKIRRHLMRARKRSGFGWNRWSRAWLYKTFGLFNNYKVIRYQA; encoded by the coding sequence ATGGCAAAACGAAATAACGGAGCGCCAGGGATTGACGGTGTAACGTTTAAAGCCGTCGAAGAGGGTGGAATTGAAGACTTCCTCAAACAGATCCGGACGGAATTGGTCTCCGGCACGTACAAACCATTACGGAACCGAAGGAAAGAAATTCCCAAAGGCAATGACAAAGTCAGAGTCCTCGGGATTCCTTCTATAAAAGACCGAGTGGTTCAGGGAGCCCTCAAGTTGATCTTGAAAGTTGGTGGAAAGAAAGGTGTTCCACAAGGTGGAGTCATCTCGCCTTTGCTGAGCAATATCTATCTTAATGAGGTAGATAAAATGCTGGAGCGGGCAAAAGAAGTCACGCGTAACGGTAGATATACGTATATTGAATACTCACGTTTTGCCGATGACCTGGTGATTTTGGTTGATGGCTTTAGCAAGTGGAATTGGCTGGTTGATGCCGCCAATAAGAGACTCCTTGAGGAGTTGGAAAAGCTTGATGTACAGCTTAATCGGGAGAAATCCAAACTGGTAGATCTTACCCGTGGTGAAACATTCAGTTTTCTCGGATTTGATTTTAGACGGGCTAAAACTCGTCGAGGCAAGTTGGGTGTACTTGTCACTCCAAGAATGAAAGCACGAACAGCTCTTCTCAGCAGACTTAAGGAGGTGTTCCGTCGTTTTCGTTCGCAACCGCTTGATAGGATAGTGGCTGAGATCAATCCGATTTTGCGTGGATGGGTAAACTACTTTCGGATTGGAAATTCCAGTCAATGTTTTGGTTATGTAAAAGACTGGGTGGAAAGGAAAATTCGCAGGCACCTGATGCGTGCAAGGAAACGTAGTGGCTTCGGCTGGAACAGGTGGAGTAGAGCATGGCTTTATAAAACTTTCGGGTTATTTAATAACTATAAGGTTATACGATACCAGGCTTGA
- a CDS encoding group II intron maturase-specific domain-containing protein, whose amino-acid sequence MVVKHLHYVFDHWMQRIYSYVPFERYADDAVCHCRTELLAKQLKADLESRFGECGLELHPEKTKIVYCKDEDRKGDYPVMKFDFLGYTFRPRLSRNRRGKFFENFTPAISNKAAKAIRQKVRSWNWQLRPGDTLEDLAIECNPIVQGWINYYGRYNPSEMSGILHHINWRIVRWATCKYKKLRGRQQKATRWLTQIAERQPNLFVHWRVLYKKKRLNDRSRMSREIHVRLCVQLRLACSAGVSPAGVEVRAPVA is encoded by the coding sequence ATGGTTGTGAAGCATTTGCATTATGTTTTCGATCATTGGATGCAGCGGATTTATTCGTATGTGCCTTTTGAACGATATGCCGATGATGCTGTTTGTCACTGCAGAACTGAACTATTAGCCAAACAGTTAAAAGCTGACTTGGAGTCAAGATTTGGTGAATGCGGGTTGGAGCTACACCCTGAAAAGACAAAAATAGTTTATTGCAAGGATGAAGATCGAAAAGGAGATTATCCTGTTATGAAGTTTGATTTTCTGGGGTATACATTTCGGCCCAGATTATCAAGAAATCGCAGAGGAAAATTTTTTGAAAACTTCACACCAGCGATAAGCAACAAGGCTGCAAAGGCAATCAGACAGAAAGTACGCAGTTGGAACTGGCAATTACGGCCAGGGGACACGCTTGAGGATCTGGCTATAGAATGTAATCCAATAGTTCAAGGCTGGATTAATTATTACGGGCGGTACAATCCTTCTGAGATGTCTGGGATTCTCCATCATATAAATTGGCGGATAGTGCGTTGGGCAACCTGTAAATATAAGAAACTCAGGGGACGTCAACAAAAGGCCACAAGATGGTTGACACAGATTGCTGAACGACAGCCGAATCTTTTTGTTCATTGGCGTGTCCTGTATAAAAAAAAACGGCTGAACGATAGGAGCCGGATGAGTCGAGAGATTCACGTCCGGTTGTGCGTCCAGCTAAGGCTGGCATGTTCAGCAGGAGTCAGTCCTGCCGGGGTAGAAGTCAGAGCCCCCGTAGCTTGA
- a CDS encoding IS3 family transposase (programmed frameshift) translates to MRKNYTGKFKAKIAIQMIREQDTVAELSSKYEVHRSLLTRWKKEALEGLPGVFSTAKNKTENDNQKLIDELYKQIGQLKVENDWLKKKGDTSISDRRELIDRNHSGISINRQCELLKVSKGALYYKPKTLDSYTLSLMDLLDEQHTKTPFYGSRRLTAYLNSQGHLVNRKRVQRLMRLMRIEAIYPKPKTTRRNENHKIYPYLLKDIVIDKPNQVWSTDITYIRIGNGFMYLTAVMDWFSRYVLSWRLSNTMENTFCIEALEEALRFSTPGIFNTDQGSQFTSLKYLKILQDKNVKISMDSKGRALDNVFVERLWRTIKYEEIYLKDYRTMNEAYQSLKAFIRFYNQERLHQALGYKVPMAIYHAV, encoded by the exons ATGAGGAAAAACTACACCGGAAAGTTCAAAGCTAAAATTGCAATTCAAATGATTCGAGAACAGGACACAGTAGCTGAGTTATCATCTAAATATGAAGTTCACAGATCCTTGCTGACAAGGTGGAAGAAAGAAGCCTTAGAAGGATTACCAGGTGTATTTTCAACTGCAAAAAATAAAACCGAAAATGATAATCAAAAATTGATAGACGAATTGTATAAGCAAATAGGTCAGCTCAAAGTTGAGAATGACTGGTTAAAAAAAAAGGGTGATACA TCAATCTCTGATAGAAGGGAACTAATAGATAGAAATCACTCAGGAATCAGTATTAACAGGCAATGTGAGTTACTCAAGGTTTCAAAAGGGGCCTTGTATTACAAGCCCAAAACATTGGATTCGTATACGCTCTCCCTTATGGATTTATTGGATGAGCAGCATACCAAAACTCCCTTTTACGGAAGCCGGAGGCTCACGGCCTACCTGAACAGCCAGGGGCATTTGGTAAACAGGAAGCGGGTACAACGCCTGATGAGGCTGATGCGGATCGAAGCCATTTACCCGAAACCAAAGACAACAAGGAGAAATGAAAACCATAAAATCTACCCTTATTTGCTGAAAGATATCGTAATTGATAAGCCGAATCAGGTGTGGAGCACCGACATCACATATATCAGAATTGGTAATGGATTTATGTATTTAACCGCCGTAATGGATTGGTTCAGCAGGTATGTCCTGTCATGGCGCCTCAGTAACACAATGGAAAACACATTCTGCATTGAGGCCCTTGAGGAAGCATTACGGTTCTCGACACCTGGCATTTTTAACACAGATCAGGGAAGTCAATTTACTTCTCTGAAATACTTGAAAATACTGCAAGATAAAAATGTCAAAATCAGCATGGATTCAAAAGGCAGGGCCCTTGACAATGTTTTTGTAGAACGACTGTGGCGAACCATAAAATACGAGGAAATCTATCTGAAGGATTACCGTACAATGAATGAAGCCTACCAATCGTTGAAAGCATTTATAAGGTTTTACAATCAGGAAAGGCTCCACCAGGCCCTGGGATATAAGGTGCCAATGGCAATCTACCATGCGGTTTAA
- a CDS encoding CopG family transcriptional regulator, translated as MIRTQIYLTDQQRNELAILSEIQGKKQSELIREAVDILIEQASQERRKKILCEAAGIWKDRSDIPDLKKMRSEWDRE; from the coding sequence ATGATACGGACTCAAATATATTTGACGGATCAGCAACGAAATGAATTGGCCATACTTTCAGAGATCCAGGGAAAAAAACAAAGCGAACTTATCAGAGAGGCTGTTGATATTTTAATTGAACAGGCAAGTCAGGAAAGGCGAAAAAAGATATTATGTGAAGCTGCAGGAATCTGGAAAGATCGATCCGATATCCCCGATTTAAAAAAAATGCGTTCTGAATGGGACAGGGAATAA
- a CDS encoding type II toxin-antitoxin system VapC family toxin has product MAQLFLPDTDVFIDFLRGYQQAVDFINVNASQIILSTIVIAELYAGVRGKQELTILNDFVSLFDVIPMNSEIAKIGGLYKRDFGKSHGVGLADAIIAATCHSKNAQLKTLNVKHYPMIKNLEPAYIKN; this is encoded by the coding sequence ATGGCCCAACTATTCCTTCCTGATACAGATGTTTTCATTGATTTTTTACGAGGCTATCAGCAAGCTGTTGACTTTATCAACGTCAACGCTTCTCAAATAATTTTGTCCACAATCGTGATTGCTGAACTATATGCAGGGGTAAGAGGGAAACAAGAATTAACGATTTTGAATGATTTTGTTTCCCTTTTTGATGTCATTCCAATGAATTCAGAGATTGCCAAGATCGGCGGACTTTATAAGCGCGACTTTGGCAAATCTCATGGTGTAGGGTTAGCAGATGCCATCATCGCTGCTACTTGTCACTCAAAAAATGCGCAATTGAAAACGCTAAATGTCAAACATTATCCTATGATCAAAAATTTAGAACCGGCCTATATAAAAAATTAG
- a CDS encoding group II intron maturase-specific domain-containing protein produces the protein MILKVGGKKGVPQGGVISPLLSNIYLNEVDKMLERAKEVTRNGRYTYIEYSRFADDLVILVDGFSKWNWLVDAANKRLLEELEKLDVQLNREKSKLVDLTRGETFSFLGFDFRRAKTRRGKLGVLVTPRMKARTALLSRLKEVFRRFRSQPLDRIVAEINPILRGWVNYFRIGNSSQCFGYVKDWVERKIRRHLMRARKRSGFGWNRWSRAWLYKTFGLFNNYKVIRYQA, from the coding sequence TTGATCTTGAAAGTTGGTGGAAAGAAAGGTGTTCCACAAGGTGGAGTCATCTCGCCTTTGCTGAGCAATATCTATCTTAATGAGGTAGATAAAATGCTGGAGCGGGCAAAAGAAGTCACGCGTAACGGTAGATATACGTATATTGAATACTCACGTTTTGCCGATGACCTGGTGATTTTGGTTGATGGCTTTAGCAAGTGGAATTGGCTGGTTGATGCCGCCAATAAGAGACTCCTTGAGGAGTTGGAAAAGCTTGATGTACAGCTTAATCGGGAGAAATCCAAACTGGTAGATCTTACCCGTGGTGAAACATTCAGTTTTCTCGGATTTGATTTTAGACGGGCTAAAACTCGTCGAGGCAAGTTGGGTGTACTTGTCACTCCAAGAATGAAAGCACGAACAGCTCTTCTCAGCAGACTTAAGGAGGTGTTCCGTCGTTTTCGTTCGCAACCGCTTGATAGGATAGTGGCTGAGATCAATCCGATTTTGCGTGGATGGGTAAACTACTTTCGGATTGGAAATTCCAGTCAATGTTTTGGTTATGTAAAAGACTGGGTGGAAAGGAAAATTCGCAGGCACCTGATGCGTGCAAGGAAACGTAGTGGCTTCGGCTGGAACAGGTGGAGTAGAGCATGGCTTTATAAAACTTTCGGGTTATTTAATAACTATAAGGTTATACGATACCAGGCTTGA
- a CDS encoding tetratricopeptide repeat protein: MLSAQKNEIDTLAASAGRDDQYSAVLYQYALKAFSNGECEGAVYALNALKTLIPGVAEVHYSLGLIHHFLGNCEEAVASFKSALAIRFTYVDAWLNLGKVQMQSGKFKEAIDSFIRVVQLDPGRDQAFRFLGDSHRELGHFQEAITAYGAELALVPDRLDCRLDIGLTYLRQGKFPEAAAEFQGILSIDPTISEVHFNLGLTFQKQQKLHLAESAYRQALAANPKNVGAHNNLGIVLDILGRSQEAVVHYEEILKIEPENQGVRHILAALTGKQVKNAVPEYVAPLFDQYADGFDVELVKHLKYTVPAKLKEAVAGCRKEGPYFEHVLDLGCGTGMCGELFWDTATQITGVDLSSKMLGQALRKGVYDDLHNLDIVEFMEKRQTFYDLFLAADVFIYVGDLDAVFRAVCERSEPGALFAFSVEHWEGDSFWLRSSGRYAHSRQYIRRLAAMYGFSLEIDRSTGIRLENDKWIDGDIYILKSPEFVSDTLFAREKRIRIPARRRSSAQVMVG, encoded by the coding sequence ATGCTATCTGCACAGAAGAATGAGATCGATACCCTTGCCGCAAGTGCAGGCCGGGACGATCAATACAGTGCCGTATTGTATCAGTATGCCCTTAAAGCCTTTTCCAATGGAGAGTGCGAAGGGGCCGTTTATGCTTTGAATGCACTTAAAACGCTGATTCCCGGCGTCGCCGAGGTGCACTACAGTCTGGGGCTGATTCATCACTTCCTGGGCAATTGTGAAGAGGCCGTTGCCTCATTTAAAAGTGCACTGGCCATCCGGTTTACTTATGTAGATGCCTGGCTGAATCTTGGCAAGGTTCAGATGCAGTCCGGCAAATTCAAGGAGGCCATCGATAGTTTTATCCGGGTGGTGCAGCTTGACCCAGGACGGGATCAGGCCTTTCGCTTTCTGGGGGATAGCCACCGGGAACTGGGGCATTTTCAAGAGGCCATCACAGCCTATGGCGCTGAATTGGCGCTGGTGCCGGACCGCCTGGACTGCCGCTTGGATATCGGTCTGACCTACCTCAGGCAGGGAAAGTTCCCCGAAGCTGCTGCGGAGTTTCAGGGGATCCTATCCATTGATCCGACAATTTCCGAGGTTCATTTCAATTTGGGGCTTACCTTTCAAAAGCAGCAAAAGCTCCATCTGGCGGAATCTGCTTACAGGCAGGCCCTGGCGGCTAACCCCAAAAATGTTGGCGCCCATAATAATCTGGGTATTGTATTGGATATTCTGGGGCGGTCCCAGGAGGCGGTGGTGCATTATGAGGAAATCCTGAAGATCGAGCCGGAAAACCAGGGCGTCCGACATATTCTGGCCGCCCTGACCGGAAAGCAGGTGAAAAATGCCGTTCCGGAATACGTGGCGCCTCTTTTTGATCAATACGCGGATGGCTTTGACGTGGAACTGGTAAAGCATCTCAAATATACCGTTCCGGCCAAACTGAAGGAGGCCGTGGCCGGTTGCCGCAAAGAAGGTCCCTATTTTGAACATGTATTGGACCTTGGATGCGGCACGGGGATGTGTGGGGAACTGTTCTGGGATACGGCAACCCAAATAACAGGAGTGGACCTTTCTTCCAAGATGCTGGGGCAGGCCCTGAGAAAGGGTGTCTATGATGATCTTCATAATCTGGATATCGTTGAATTTATGGAAAAGCGCCAGACGTTTTACGATCTTTTTCTGGCTGCGGATGTTTTCATCTACGTGGGCGACCTGGATGCGGTCTTTCGGGCCGTATGCGAGCGATCCGAACCGGGTGCATTATTCGCTTTTTCAGTGGAACACTGGGAAGGTGATTCCTTTTGGCTCCGTTCATCCGGACGCTACGCCCACAGCCGCCAGTATATTCGAAGGCTGGCGGCTATGTATGGATTCTCCCTTGAAATTGATCGTTCCACGGGCATCCGGCTGGAGAACGATAAGTGGATTGACGGCGATATCTATATCTTGAAAAGCCCGGAGTTTGTTTCCGATACATTGTTTGCCAGGGAGAAACGAATACGCATACCTGCCCGAAGACGCTCTTCGGCCCAGGTCATGGTCGGATAA
- a CDS encoding DMT family transporter has protein sequence MRTAEIRRLTHPENRDLTSALIPYAALGFAAFFWGASFPAARFAVSLLDPQAVMFCRMAIACLIMAPFFRQLKPAAWSAKDLKLVIPMVLLQPCLYFLLESNALKLTTSSQAGVISASVPLLVALGAWLVLSEKITMKVVFGLAISMAGVVVLTFQASPVRVGDNPLVGNCLEFGAMACAAGNLLLVKRLSTRYNTWTLTGLQFIAGLIFFSPGIIHLVRSPEMLFRLDLIGVLILLGVFASVGAFGLYNWAMARIPASRAAVFINLVPVIAVVLGWTLLGESLSLGQAGGAFLVGFGVLVSQKK, from the coding sequence ATGCGAACGGCAGAAATCAGAAGGCTTACCCATCCGGAAAACCGAGATTTAACTTCCGCTTTGATACCCTATGCCGCCCTTGGCTTTGCCGCTTTTTTCTGGGGGGCCTCGTTTCCGGCCGCCCGTTTTGCCGTCAGCCTGCTTGACCCCCAGGCGGTTATGTTCTGCCGTATGGCGATTGCCTGCCTGATCATGGCCCCCTTTTTCCGGCAATTGAAACCGGCTGCCTGGTCAGCAAAAGATTTAAAGCTGGTCATTCCCATGGTCCTGCTTCAGCCCTGCCTCTATTTTCTTTTGGAGTCCAATGCACTAAAACTGACCACCTCTTCCCAGGCCGGAGTTATCTCGGCGTCTGTACCTTTGCTGGTGGCCTTGGGCGCCTGGCTTGTTTTATCTGAAAAGATCACCATGAAAGTGGTCTTCGGGCTGGCGATATCAATGGCAGGGGTGGTGGTTTTGACCTTTCAGGCAAGTCCGGTCCGGGTGGGGGATAACCCTTTGGTCGGCAATTGCCTTGAATTTGGCGCCATGGCCTGTGCCGCAGGCAATCTGCTTCTGGTCAAACGTTTAAGCACCCGGTATAATACCTGGACCCTGACCGGACTTCAATTTATCGCCGGGCTCATCTTTTTTTCTCCGGGCATTATCCACCTTGTCAGGTCTCCGGAAATGCTTTTCAGGCTTGATTTAATAGGGGTGTTGATTCTTTTGGGTGTCTTTGCTTCAGTAGGTGCCTTCGGCTTATACAACTGGGCCATGGCCCGGATACCGGCCAGCCGGGCTGCGGTTTTCATTAACCTGGTGCCGGTGATTGCCGTGGTGCTTGGCTGGACCCTGCTTGGCGAGTCTTTGTCTCTGGGACAGGCAGGCGGTGCTTTTTTAGTGGGCTTTGGGGTACTGGTCAGCCAAAAAAAATGA
- a CDS encoding AraC family transcriptional regulator — MRPKTDVRYYRDQALPGIEACRVVKSRHHFPEHFHDDLYIVSMITSGHCYCMGKGQQEEVSEPGTVTLINPGQIHAGAPADERPLDYSLCYFSLKAMGDLASDFMSDGIPEFSASILKEPILTAMVRHLLVTMMESRDSLEKEAVLVSTLHFILSKYGLTGKLSVGDRPQGRHPVKEAKRLLASDLDQKLSLARVARRVGVSRFHFLRIFKENAGISPHHYRTFKRIELSKKLLSQGMLPAQVAFETGFADQSHFSNTFRRYVGATPRQYLA, encoded by the coding sequence ATGAGACCCAAGACCGATGTCAGATATTACAGGGATCAGGCCTTGCCGGGAATTGAGGCTTGCCGGGTAGTTAAAAGCCGGCACCATTTCCCGGAACATTTTCATGACGACTTGTATATTGTCAGCATGATTACATCCGGCCATTGCTATTGCATGGGAAAAGGACAGCAGGAAGAGGTGTCCGAGCCGGGAACGGTGACCTTGATTAATCCCGGACAGATCCATGCCGGTGCCCCGGCTGACGAACGTCCCCTGGACTATTCGTTGTGTTATTTTTCACTTAAAGCCATGGGTGACTTGGCATCAGATTTCATGTCGGACGGAATTCCGGAGTTCTCGGCATCTATTCTAAAAGAGCCAATACTCACCGCCATGGTACGGCATTTGTTGGTTACCATGATGGAAAGCCGTGACAGCCTGGAAAAAGAGGCTGTACTGGTTTCAACGTTGCATTTTATCCTTTCAAAATACGGGCTCACCGGGAAGTTGTCTGTAGGAGACAGGCCCCAGGGCCGCCACCCTGTAAAAGAGGCCAAAAGGCTTCTGGCTTCCGATCTGGATCAAAAGCTCTCTTTGGCCCGGGTGGCAAGGCGTGTGGGAGTGAGCCGGTTTCATTTTTTGCGTATTTTTAAGGAAAATGCTGGCATTTCTCCCCACCACTACCGGACCTTTAAGCGGATTGAGCTGTCAAAAAAACTTTTGTCCCAGGGCATGCTGCCTGCCCAGGTGGCCTTTGAAACCGGATTTGCTGACCAGAGCCACTTTTCAAATACCTTTCGCCGGTATGTGGGGGCTACGCCAAGGCAGTATCTGGCATAG
- the ilvC gene encoding ketol-acid reductoisomerase — MGTNYFNTLPLRLQLEELSQCRFMDPSEFNGVEALKGKKIVIVGCGSQGLHQGLNLRDSGLDVSYTLREAAISGKRQSWKNATENGFAVGSYEEMLPTADLVINLTPDKQHSNVIESVMPLMKKDACLSYSHGFNIVEEGMQIREDLTVIMVAPKSPGTEVREEYKRGFGVPTLIAVHRENDPRGEGLELAKAYAAGTGGHKAGVLQSSFVAEVKSDLMGEQTILCGVLQTGALLCYDKMIENGMDEGYASKLVQYGWETVTEALKHGGITNMMDRLSNPAKIKAFELSEQLKEIWTPLYNKHMDDIMTGHFSKTMMEDWANDDANLLKWRDQTQDTAFEKSTSQDADIPEQEYFNNGILMVAMIKAGVELAFDTMVSAGIIAESAYYESLHEVPLISNLIARKKLYEMNVVISDTAEYGCYLFAHSAVPMLKELMAGLDTDVIGKGLACEDTGVDNIRLIQVNDAIRNHPVEIVGKKLRGYMGAMKALR; from the coding sequence ATGGGTACCAATTATTTTAATACTCTGCCATTACGGTTGCAACTTGAAGAACTCTCCCAGTGCCGTTTCATGGACCCTTCTGAATTTAACGGGGTTGAGGCACTCAAGGGAAAAAAAATTGTGATTGTTGGATGCGGATCTCAGGGCCTGCACCAGGGGCTCAATTTAAGAGACAGCGGTCTGGATGTATCCTATACGTTAAGGGAAGCTGCCATCTCCGGGAAACGCCAGTCCTGGAAAAATGCCACGGAAAACGGTTTTGCCGTGGGGTCCTATGAAGAGATGCTGCCCACAGCGGATCTGGTCATCAACCTGACCCCGGACAAACAGCACTCCAATGTCATTGAATCGGTTATGCCTTTGATGAAAAAGGATGCCTGCCTTTCCTATTCCCACGGGTTCAATATTGTTGAAGAAGGCATGCAGATCAGAGAGGACCTCACCGTTATCATGGTAGCCCCCAAATCCCCGGGTACTGAAGTCAGAGAAGAGTACAAAAGAGGGTTTGGCGTACCCACCCTGATTGCCGTGCACCGGGAAAACGACCCCAGAGGAGAGGGGCTTGAACTTGCCAAAGCCTATGCGGCCGGCACAGGCGGTCACAAAGCAGGTGTACTGCAGTCCTCCTTTGTTGCCGAAGTAAAATCGGATCTCATGGGCGAGCAGACTATTTTATGCGGAGTACTGCAGACCGGCGCACTGCTGTGTTATGACAAAATGATTGAAAACGGCATGGATGAAGGATACGCATCCAAACTGGTTCAGTATGGCTGGGAAACCGTGACCGAAGCGTTGAAACACGGCGGTATCACCAACATGATGGACCGGCTGTCCAATCCGGCTAAAATTAAAGCCTTTGAATTGAGCGAACAGCTCAAGGAGATCTGGACACCGTTGTACAACAAGCACATGGACGATATCATGACAGGGCATTTTTCAAAGACTATGATGGAAGACTGGGCCAATGATGACGCCAACCTGCTTAAATGGCGAGATCAGACCCAGGATACGGCCTTTGAAAAATCAACATCCCAGGATGCGGACATCCCGGAACAGGAATATTTTAACAACGGTATTCTCATGGTTGCCATGATTAAGGCCGGCGTGGAGTTAGCCTTTGATACCATGGTGTCTGCCGGCATTATTGCCGAATCCGCATATTACGAATCCCTGCATGAGGTGCCCCTGATCTCCAACCTCATTGCCAGGAAAAAATTGTATGAAATGAACGTGGTGATTTCAGATACGGCTGAATACGGCTGTTATTTGTTTGCCCATTCCGCAGTTCCCATGCTAAAAGAGTTAATGGCTGGCTTGGATACCGATGTGATCGGTAAAGGCTTGGCTTGTGAAGACACCGGCGTGGACAATATTCGTTTGATCCAGGTCAACGATGCCATCCGGAACCATCCTGTGGAAATTGTGGGTAAAAAACTGCGTGGATATATGGGTGCCATGAAAGCCTTGCGTTAA
- the ilvY gene encoding HTH-type transcriptional activator IlvY translates to MDIRTLELFHHLAGSLHFSRTSQSCNISPSALTRVIQRLETDVGKQLFIRGNRFVELTYAGQVFKKYAEDVLGRFEQLQGELSKDAILSGQLCLYGSVTAAYSILPSFIPRYRAVHPGVQIYLETGDPAQAIDRLMNRDADAVIAALPEKSGGQISFLNMAVSPLVFIGAKHYPEVLVTDDNGEPDWQKCPLILADKGLSRERIDQWFIENAVVPSIYSQVTGHEAIIALVNLGFGIGLVPRLVLEKSPIYQNIVVLDNMPELPPYEIVLCTRDANLSNPRVRALWDIVAGVS, encoded by the coding sequence ATGGATATCCGCACCCTTGAATTATTTCACCACCTGGCCGGTTCCCTGCATTTCTCCCGGACAAGCCAGAGCTGCAACATTTCGCCTTCGGCCTTGACCCGGGTGATCCAGCGATTGGAAACAGATGTGGGAAAACAGCTGTTTATCCGGGGCAACCGTTTTGTGGAACTGACCTATGCCGGGCAGGTCTTTAAAAAATATGCAGAGGATGTACTTGGCCGTTTTGAACAGCTCCAGGGAGAGTTGTCAAAGGACGCAATTCTGTCCGGCCAGCTTTGTCTTTACGGCTCGGTGACAGCTGCATACAGTATTCTGCCCAGCTTTATCCCCCGCTATCGGGCCGTACACCCTGGGGTTCAAATCTACCTTGAAACAGGAGACCCGGCCCAGGCAATAGATCGACTGATGAACCGGGATGCCGATGCCGTCATTGCAGCTTTACCGGAAAAATCCGGTGGCCAGATCAGTTTTTTAAACATGGCTGTCAGTCCCCTGGTCTTTATCGGGGCCAAACATTATCCCGAGGTCCTGGTGACAGACGATAACGGGGAGCCGGACTGGCAAAAATGTCCGTTGATTCTTGCGGACAAAGGTTTAAGCCGGGAACGTATTGATCAATGGTTCATTGAAAATGCCGTGGTTCCAAGCATCTATTCCCAGGTCACAGGCCATGAAGCCATTATCGCCCTGGTAAACCTGGGATTCGGCATCGGCCTTGTGCCCCGGCTGGTGCTTGAAAAAAGCCCAATTTACCAAAATATTGTTGTACTGGACAACATGCCGGAACTGCCCCCGTATGAAATCGTTCTTTGCACACGGGATGCAAACCTTTCCAATCCCCGGGTCCGGGCGCTGTGGGATATCGTTGCAGGGGTGTCTTGA